The Candida orthopsilosis Co 90-125, chromosome 3 draft sequence sequence TTATTCTCTCGACTAGTGCCACCTGGCGCATTTTGAGTTTCCGTGGCCGTTGTCGAGGTGGTAGTAGTGGTAGTATTAGTGGCACCTCCAAGTGATGGATTCAATATTGACCTTTCCAACTGTTTAACCTTGTAAAAGTCAACTATACTTTTTATGATTATGAATAATCCAAATGATATCAACCCGTAAGCAATATAAGGAGCAGAAGTATTACCATATTCAgaaccatcaacaacaccatcCGAATTGGCACCATTATTATCCagattttgaacaaaaaatcCCAGTGCTATATAATTATCAACTTTACCCGTTATCTTGGCACTCTTCTCAATTTCATAATCATTTGGATCAGCGACTTGAATCTTTTGAGGGACCTCTTTTGCATTCCCTAAAACCGTAGGCAAAACATCCCATCCATACATAACCAAGTTAATTCCCAACCCTAATCGAGACCCTTGCTTAGCAGCATGCGAAGTATGTAATAAATAACACAAGATGAATCCAATGAACTGGAAAGCGACAGTGACTAATGCATTCCAGATGAAATTGGCAATATTTCCCACTGGCAACCCTTGAACAAATACTTCGTCCTCAAACATGGGTGAGATCATGGTTGATTCCCAATACTCCGGACTGTTATCCTGGCTAGCTTCTTCATAAGTTGGTGGGTGTAATTCACGTTGTTGCTGTTCAATAGCAGAGGCGGTATCGGGCTTTGCCATcaagttttggaaaacacCATCGGTTCCTTGTCCAATAAATCTGCCTGGTCTGTTGGCTTGCATTCGACCTGTTTGTAATCCATTATTGAGTCGTTCGTAAGTTTGTTTCACGGGTAGTAAGTGGTTAAGAACTCGTATTATGCGCTGTTTTGGGGTAAGATGTGGTGGTGCTTGTGATTCCAAGTCGTTTTGGTTTGGTATcgacgatgatgatgatgatatcgGCGAGGGCGTAGTGGTGGTGTCAgtggtggtgttgttgtCAGATGGTTGCGAGAGTAAGTTTGAAGTCGACTGTTGGCACCTACTGTCTGAAACATCATCACTGTCTTCTCTGTCCTCACTATTCCGGCTCAACTATTGAAAACTGTTAGTAATTGAAGGGAGATTAGAGTTGTGGGTATCTGGTAGGCGCAGTAAAGTATAAAGGGCAAAATAGATCTCCCTTGCCATACCACGGTATCAGCTCTTCTACCCACAATGCCTTATAGTTATTTTTAATAACATACTCTCTCATAAGCTGTCATTATATGGTATATATGATTCTGTTTAATGGTGATGGGAGGTGtaacaatgaaaaagataGTATTATATTGTTTTGACTGTTTTTGTCACTCAGAAATATAAATAGAATTCAAACGAAAGCTACCAACTCATAAACGAATACAAAACCTAGCGACTCCTCTCTGAGTTATCAGAACCAACGCATATTGCCTTATGTTCTTTAGGCAATGATGACTAGTTGAGAAGATTACtgcaacatcaatcaactACAGTATTTACTACATGATTGACTCAGAGAGAAACCACGACTGATTAAACAGCTCATATTAGATGACGTCTTCGGTCATCTCGAGAAATGGAGTAGACTACGACTACTCACGCTGGGGTCCATTCACGCTATACCAGCACCCAACTGGAGCTTTATATTAATAATTGGATTGGAAGGACAGTTTAGGAACATGCAGACGACTGATACACACTCAATTTGGGTCTAACTCAATCTGTTGCTAAAAATAGTTGCTGCGTTTATCACTGGGAGGGATCAGTGGAACCTGAAACTTGATCATTATTGTTAACGACTGCTTTATTGGACATCAACGATGTTTCTTGAAAGATTATAATTagcatttgaaattgacgGGTTCGAGTATTTCAATATAATGGCACgtttattttcaatgataaTTATTGTCCCATTATTGTCGGAGATAGTATAAATATAAGTGGAGAGTATAGCTAATGTTGAAATACATTGAGCATTCACATTGGAAGATCACAATTGGTTTGTCGTAGAGTGGGATCTATGGGTTTAGATACTTGATCGAACTCACAAGGTGGTAAGGTAGTCGAGATAAAGTTCCAATAAAGAGCAGGTAAACATATTTGGCATAActaatttgaaaatctaAACAAATGGTACTCTCCGGTCATACTATTGTCAGTCAACTTACGATTAATGGTCCCACCAGCTTATGGTCAATTATAAGTGCATGACATAAAGCGGTATTTTTACCATCCTGAAACTACCAGAATATTTCATGAAGCAGAAATCACAACTGGATGGGTTACTTTTTGGTTGACACTAAAGAAATCTATAGATCACTACACGATAGAAGTAAAGTATAGTAATAAGAGACCATTTTACACTTTCAATGGTTTTAacaaatatatatacttCTTTCTAATTTTATTAGGGGCTTGAAAGCCAAGTCCAATTTTCCATACTAAAATAATaaagtttccaaaattAATTTATAACCTCTCCAAAATGACTTTTCTAAAATGAAATATAGTTCATTGATAGTGTTGGGAGCCCTTCcaataaattcaagaaatcaaatggaatCGGCGTATCCAAAGTTTCCTCTTCACATCACAACCCTCTATATCCATCCTTTTGCCTAAAAAGACAAATACCTCGAAGTATTGTAAATATACCCAAACTCCTTTGTCCCCAACAAATATGTATTCCATGTTCTCTTCGGCTTTCCATGGGGGCTGAACGAATCAATCATCACCCCCTTAACAAAATGTCAACCTGTCACCATCAAAGCTTGATTGCAACTACAAATGAGCTTCTCTCGTTGCATAAGGTTGAAATGCCTTCTGACTCCATTTGGGACCGATACTAAGTCCCCACCAACCTCAGAAACTTTTCTCGGTCACTCCTTTTGCCACGTAGCAGAAACCGCCATGATAGGAACTGTCACTCCAGCAATTAACATCCAAGGCAGAAATTCGCCCTCTAAAAGCCACAATGAGAATCCCTAACCCTTCCAGAGGAGTCCAGACCCATAAAGAAGTCTCAAAATGTGGCTGACCTAGATTCGTGTTGACAAAACGTGTTTGATGTGGTGCTTGTCGACGGTAAGGCATAACGGGGTGATGGGCCGAGAGGGGTAGCTTTGACAAGATGAATTCTTGAAGTATAGAAATTTTATagaaatttacaaaaagaGGGGGAACCTTAGTGGCTCATATagtttttaaaattttggtgataaaaAGTTGATTACTTTTTTGCAGCTGAAAATTgtatcaaaaaagaaatggtCACACTGTAGTCAAGAGGAATTTCCAAAGAAATAAAGTGTATAAAACGCCCTTCAGAGGGTGTATGTCTTGATAAAGATACTAGTAGCTATTGCCATTAGTTTGATTGACTCTTGTATACCAGCACCAAcgttgatgattttataTTATCTTATAGGTTAAAACAGATAGTTCCTCAATACAAATTACATATAGCTTTGGAAACATTGCTCAGCTCtccattttgttgttggctTGTGGCTTCGTGAATGACGCCGGCTGCTTTAATATGCTAATTGTGCTTGTTTGTTCTGATTTTAGTATGTTTCTCTATATTTTTTTATGAGAGATTAAattacaaatacaaaaaagGGGTAGCGAGTACCAAAATAAACACTTGTAATCAATTATCAAGTCAAATATTCTTAATTGGCTATTAAAATTGTAAAGAGAGCTGTATTCTAGTATTCGGACTTCTTATGGCAAACAACGCTATAAGAAATCCCGGTTTCTTTGGTATCTTAAACCAAGAAGCTTAAAGATTACATCTTTATAAATACACCaaaaaacaatcaaaattggGCGAAAATTACAtacaaaattttacaaaatgaaTCCATTCTCGCATACAAATTCGAAGAATTCATTTTCGAAAAAGGAAAGACACAAATTAAAATTTACCTAGATTTCAAATATATATTCGATGTACATAAAAGTTGAAGCCATTGCACTTATCTGGACCTCGAAAATGAAGCATCAGTAAATTGTAAAAACgtaaaaataaatcaataaagAATAAACCAGTGAActgaaaaataaacaacTATGATAATGGAATGTCAAATATGGGGGGGGGGGATATCATATATGTCATGTGAGTAGTAGCCATGTAGGAAACCGACAGTACCAACATCATCTCTTGTGTGATCAGAAGACATTGTTCCCTAGCCCTTTGCTCTAGGTTACTATTCTTCGTGAAGTTAGTGAAATTGcgaaatcaaaataaaacgcaaaagaaacaaaacatAATAAAACCAAGATCTGTAACTTTTTTGTGGGACTATCAAAAGAGTGTATAAACACCTTCAGAACTATCCTCCTTCCTCGTAACAATCATAATACTTTGACCATAGCGATATGCgtaaaaataaaacttttTGGGAAGGTAACCAGGGTATCAACTCTCATCGGGGTTTGCCACTTGTAGAACCTTCCGAGTATAATCGGCAGCTGCTTCATCAGCCAATGATCCATCAGATAATCGTTTCCTACCCATCATTACTGGATTTAATCTTGGATCAATAAATTCTGCATTATTTGCATTGTTTCCCATACCATTCATTTGATACTGTCGTATACTTGGATTTCCTGTGGTTGTAGTTGATGTATTATTCAGTactaaatcatcatctggATGTTGGAATGGATTAGCCATTGGCATATCCAAAGGTGAATGtggtttttgtttattattCTTTCTTGACCCCTTGTGTGATCCAACTGTGCGTGAGATTGAGCCTCCAACTCCAACTCCGGCACCACCTCCAAGGCCACCTCCAGTGACCGGTTTTTCATTATAAaatccttcttcatcataatcatcatcatagTCATCTTGAGATCTCCGTTTCCtgataaagaaaattgCAATACCTGCTAAAAGTATTGCTCCGACAACACCTCCAACTACTCCACCAGCAATGGCGCCAACTGAAGATTTGTTACCTCCACTTGAATCTgagtttgagtttgattcTTTGGTATCACTTGAAGATGTGGAGCTAGATGTAGAACCAGATGTAGTGGAAGATTCTGTCTTTGCAATTGACTCGGATGAGGTTGCTGATGATGGATGAGTAGATTGTGATTGTGAAGATGAGGTCTTGGTTGATGCACTTTGAGTGATTGTTCTGTAGACTACACCTCCATTATCATCGCTGGAACTAACAGTGCTGGTGACTACAGTTGAGCCAGGATTGatgttggtggtggttgttTGTGTAGTTATAGCTGAAATTGTAGCAGCTGCATTGGAAGAATTGCTATCATCTGAACTAGCACTATTATCATTTgcagttgaagaagattgTTGACtattggttgatgatgatgcgGCATTGTTGTTACCACCTTCGGTGGCAGAAGAAGCAGAAGAATCAGccgatgaagatgatgaatcatCATCCCCATCATTACCTTTACCAACAAATATTGAATAATCATTAGATCCACCACACATTTCAGAATCATAACCAGGACAAGCAATATTACAACTTGAACTATCTTCCTTATATGAACTAGAAGGTAAACTTGATAAACATATGCATTCTTTATCTTTTATGGCAATATATTGACTGTTGGGACATCCTACAGCTGAACAATAACCTGaggattgaaattggtaatCTCCCTGGGAATCACCATTGGATATTTGTGAATAACAACCAACCAGTTTGGCAGAAGGGTACCAAGCAGCATTAACGTGGGTGAGTTGAGATATTAAAAGTAGTGTGACAATGATATAAGAgtggtgatggtggtggtgaagaagattcAGTAATAACGAATGTATCATGTTAAAAAGGGGTGTAGAATGAGGTATTTCTTTGTGAATCAATGACTGACTTTGTTTCGACCAAGTTTGACTAGTAGTTAGGCTACTAGTAGATATATATCTGTAGGGAATGTGAATCGAATAAAGGACTGTTTGGTGGTAATAAAACACACCCTTCGTACTGGTTTCGTTGTAGCTAGGTTAAAAGAGTGTTGCAAAGTAAGAAGAGTGAATATGAGTGTATCTGGAGTGTGGTGTGGTATATAGTAAGTGCTAAATGGTGTCTTGTGTGTGGTATCTTGTACGTGGTATGTGGCGTGTGTGTGAGTACGGTATATGGTTGTTGGTGGTAGTAGGGTAGATGTGTTGTTGAATGGTTAGTCTATTGGTTTGTATTTTAGAGATGTTTATTGTCTCCTGTTTTTTTCTGGTTCGTCTATTGTTTtagtttgaatttgttcGTGTGTTtaacaaaaagagaaaaatttttcttcttcgttTCTTTCACTTTTTTGGTCTAGATTAACTGGTAGTCTATTGTTTCTGTATTACGATGATGGTCTTTTAATTAGAAATGGTTTTCTTGTTGGATGAGGTATAAAATGTACTACTTTATATGAGGAAAGTGTGTATATGTACAGAGTAATACTTTCCTTATTGTGTATAAAAGTAAATACAAAATAGATCTCCATACATATATACGTAGTAGTGGTGCTACTGccactactactactactgATGCAGTAACCAGTAACAAGTCGATCAGTGCAGTAGTGGTATTGAATATGTAGTGCACTTTTGTTACAAATATATATTTCACTCGCTGCTAATTAACTTTTATTACTGTTATTGTTTTAGTATGTATTAATTTAGTTTGTTTGTGTTCCTATAGAAAAAAGTCATTTTGACGCGttatttattatttatACTGTTTGTGTAGTGTTTGTGATACTTTGGATTTTAAGCTTTAcgtgttttattttttcttctttacTTTTTGAAGTTTAAACCCCTTTCAGGCTACTGAACAGGTGCAAATATATGTACACCCCTAATATCCGCCCACATATCCATCTACGTCTGTGTATGTGTTACTTGTGGGGGAGGGGGTTGTAGTGTTTGATTCTAGAACAATTTATTCGACGTATCTACACAATACTTAAATTAATCTTAGAACATTGATAATTATAAAAAACTTTTCGTCAGACTAAGTGCTGGGTAAGTACCGGGTAAGTGCCGGGTAAATaacttttgaaatacatAATTActtgattttcaatattaAATATGAACCGTATGTAAATAGTACGAAGTGGTACCTTATTAGGTTGATTACTGTTGTGGATAAGATAGCACTTATGATGTAAAATAGCAATTAACTAATCAACGATAAACTTTACTACTCTTTACATTTTTCCCCCTGTACTTACTACCTACTATAGACGGTCTAACAAAATTACTAAACAAAGCGCATGACACTAATTACATCTGACCCGTGAAACAGATATACCCATTTTGGTCTCTGCCAAACTCCTCCTTATCCATTGAGTCTTTCCAAAATCCCTTCAAATATCCTACTAGCTTCCACTTCCAAAACATTTCTTAATCTAGGAATTTGTACAacgatttcaaatttatccaTTATGAGATATCGTAATCTTTCGATGATCATCTTTAGTCTGACACATTGGGTCAGATTGAAAAACCCATTATCCTTGATAAAACTCAATTGCAAATCCATTTTCAGTAAGAAtttacaaacaacaacaattttgttaaAATCAGCTTTTAATATTCTTTGATTCTTGGAGTTTAATTGccaattttcatcaaataagGTCTTGTAATGGGTGATATAATCTTCTAAATCACCTAACATCTTGATATAATACTCCTCTTGTCCAATTAAGGATTTTTGTGGATGTTGGTTCCTACTTATGGACACCCaaataatatcaaatatAGAATCTAGATCCTTAATTAATAAAGTAAATGGATATATCGCATCTTcagttgattgttgtttgatgaatttcCTTTGTATTTGTAATAATTGATCATCAATATAGTTTATAAACTtggattgttgttgtgagGATAACTCATCACCAACAGAGCCTGCATTGGCTGTGGTTTTAAATAGTTGatattcttcatcaaatggaagGGTAATTTGTCTAATACTTTgcaaatcaactttatcaaattcatgCAGATCAGATAAATCAGCCATTAATGTATTATGATTAGCTTCCTCTTGTTGAGCGTCTTTAGGAATTGATAATTGGACATTTGTAGTTGGAGAGTGTTCCGTAGTTGCGTCATTACCAATACCGTCtgtatcttcttcttcatcatcatacaaGTCAGGATTTAAatctaaatcatcattttgtaattgagATGTCGGTAGACTATTTGGTCTTAATTCTTCATTAGGTGCAGGGTGTACGGGACTAGGTGGTGATAGTGGTCGCAgcattcaaaattggacTAGATTAGATTAAATGGTGTTAATGTAAGTATTAATTGCTATTTTAACAGGTGACTGTTTGTTTTATTCTCGTGAGAATATTCATTTAAAGGTAGAAGTCATATAATATACATGGACACACCACCACATAAACTACCCAGGCTCGTCAACGCCACTACTACTACTCTTAGAGCTGTCCATATGTATAAGCTAGTCTTCCCTCTTCACTTGGTATATATATGACATATATCTGGTGGAAAGTATGGGGTTTTGAGAATAGCCTCGCTATGTGCGGCTCCAGTTACCTAATGTGGTAATAGGCTTTAACATTCGAATACTTTAGGGCAAAGTTAATTTGTATGAGACATCTAACAGTTCTCTTAAAGATATGTTTCTGTGTCCGGGTAAGGCTACTTATATAATCACGAAATCATGGACTAGTGGCTGGtttcttgtttcttgtGTGTAGgcttttttgtttttgttttcttatTAAAGTTTTTTGTTCATTTGATGTAAATTCCGTAAAACGGAGTATGAATTGCAAAAAGTCGGACAACACTGGAAAAACAGAGAAACAAGAGACCAGAAATGATTACATAGTTTTGGTCAGTTCTGACTGGAGTTGACTCAGAAGGAAGTGATAACTCAGTTTGTAAGTGTTGAACGAAACCTCAAAAGAAGTAGTTGTAGAAGTTGTtcaatatatataaaatGAAAGGATGAATTAACAATGTTGTTTAGAGGTGGTAATAATGAGATTACGAGATACCATCAGTCCTACGGCTTTGCTTATGTGTATGTATACATATGTTCATGTTTGTTGTATgttatttgatgattggtTGTTATTCATAGATGGTTAGTGGTTATTGGTTATTTGGTTATTTGTGTATGCGTGTTGTATGTAGGATTAGTTAAAACGATAAATCCGCAGTTgatattacacaaaaccaCCGGGTGACTGAATCATTTTTTTATCCGAAGtatttttctattgttgCAGGTCTGTTATTCGAAATGAACAGTTGTAACTATACATACATACCATCCGTTCCATACTCACACAGTAAGCtgtagtagtagtagtagtagaTGACTTGCCGATTACAGATTCATATACTATAGAGCACTTTGATACTTATGTTAAGTGATGTATCCTATGGTgttatttttcttttcttgttcttcttcttcttctgataGATTAGTTTTGTATGCGCAATAAatattttaaaaaaaaaaagaaatacaaAAGTATTAAATCTATTTAATCAACCATCAAACTACAACAGTAACATACATCTTTTCAACAGTCAAAAACGCATAACTAAATCAGCAACAGAAGAACTTAAAAACCACGGcttatttcttttttaacGTACCTTGTTCTTTTATTCTACCACACACCTACACCATCGctacatcaacaatctaTCAAGAAAGTATTTCACCCCCTGATAAGATAAGAATCGAAGagcaaacaaaattatacCCACACATACAACAAAtcacaacacaacacaaatAGAATATGCCAACTAACCATCCTATTACATCACATAATGAGCCTGGAACTTCGTCTacagcatcatcatcaccatcaccaacatcaactAATCATCACATAAGAGAAGACGAGGAGTTACttcaacagcagcaacaacagcaggAGCAACAGGCACAAGAGGAACAGCAGCGTCAACAACTACTTAAATTACTACAGATACAACAATTAATTGAAGCCAATAAAGTAAGAGACTGTCagagtgatgatgaagttcAACTACCTAACCAGCAACACTTGAACAATGACGATGCATACGACCATTTACTCAATAATGACCGAGGCTCGCACAATAATATCACTCATCTCAATAACTCAAACTTTAACGATGTGGACACTCAAGGTAATACTAATAACAACCATGACTTGCAGAACAAACGTCCAACGCTTTCATCAAGAAATACCACTTCTGATACCACTCAAACCTCATCTGAACACATGGACGATTTCGGCTGTCCTGTTGTGACACACAAATCTGACTTGCTGCCAGCAAAAGGagcaaaatcatcaacatccaCTCTTGCCAAGCACATCCTGACTAGACAACAACATCCATATCTTAGAAACATGGCAACATTGAGACTGAAGCAAAAATTCAGTTTAGATCATTTTGATTGTAATAGACGTGTATTCAAGTCATCATCACACTGGCATACTAACCATCATCAGTATGAACGACCACAACAATCGACTTCTACGTTTTATAATGCCTATTTACAACCCAATGCACAGTTTATTGGAGAACAACAATCAGGAAAGTCAAAGTTTAGAATCAAGGTTGAATTTAAGACTGTagacttgaaaaattcGTTGGTTACGGGCTTTTTACAAATTAATGGATTAACTAAAGACCATCAGGAGATTGTTACATATTTCAGAGGAGAAATTATAAATAACCCACTTTTcagtcaacaacaacaacaacaacaacaatttgcCTCATCAACCTCAGAATTCAACCCCACACATGACgatgaattcaaaagaTACTCATTTATGGCTGAGAACAAGAGTTGGGGATCATCTACTGATAATGATTTAGATCATTGGCAAAGACTCACCAAATCACCAGTTTTTCCTACTTTCCCAACTTTACCAACTCCACAATATTCAACGTGCCCATATACTTCTACAACCACCATTCCTCCCTACTCGTCTTCAAGATCAAAGAGCGATGAACAAAATAAGGAATTTATGAACGATTTGGccaaaatttatcaagGTCAAAGTACTAATGACAAGgatcaacatcaatacATATATATGAGATGGAAAGAAGAGTTTTTGTTACCTGATTCAAGAGTCAAACAAATACCCAATGCTTCATTTGAAGGGTTTTACtatattgttttgaatattgGTAATAATCAAGTCGTGAATGAAGAGACATTAGAGATGGAGGTAGATGCGGATATAGATGGGGAAGACTCGGCTTATGCGGCCATTAACTGTGGCGGTATAGGTGGATCTAAACCGGGTGATATTAATGGGTTATATTATCATATTTCATCGGAAAAGTTTCAATCTTTGTCACTAAGTCATGTTAATAATCATGGAATTTCAAGTACATTTGACTTCAATTGAGCTACTCACAGTATTTCATTACGGAAATGAACttgtgatgaagaaggtcATAAAGgacaagattttgaatcGTAGCTGGATGAATGTGACGTTGTTGCATACTTTTACAGTGAATATAGTCTTtactctttttcaattctttacattctttttgttatAACATACACCTCTTTGCAATACATTAAATGTACTCTACAGCTTTCATTTCTTGACTTCTCTACCAAACAACACCTCAAAAATGCTACGAGTAAGTTTTTCTTTGAACAGATTATTCCTATTTGCACCCCACTTCAAAGTTGTGTCTAAAAATCATAAAGTCTCGatggtgaaattgaaatcagcGCACTTGGGTCTTTGTCTTCAGCACAAGGTGCTATACCAATTCAATTAGACCAATAA is a genomic window containing:
- a CDS encoding Bsd2 protein (S. cerevisiae homolog BSD2 has role ubiquitin-dependent protein catabolic process, metal ion transport, protein targeting to vacuole and localizes to endoplasmic reticulum, fungal-type vacuole membrane), encoding MTAYERLSRNSEDREDSDDVSDSRCQQSTSNLLSQPSDNNTTTDTTTTPSPISSSSSSIPNQNDLESQAPPHLTPKQRIIRVLNHLLPVKQTYERLNNGLQTGRMQANRPGRFIGQGTDGVFQNLMAKPDTASAIEQQQRELHPPTYEEASQDNSPEYWESTMISPMFEDEVFVQGLPVGNIANFIWNALVTVAFQFIGFILCYLLHTSHAAKQGSRLGLGINLVMYGWDVLPTVLGNAKEVPQKIQVADPNDYEIEKSAKITGKVDNYIASGFFVQNSDNNGANSDGVVDGSEYGNTSAPYIAYGLISFGLFIIIKSIVDFYKVKQLERSILNPSLGGATNTTTTTTSTTATETQNAPGGTSRENNANDQAEQDPTDLR
- a CDS encoding Wsc1 cell wall component — translated: MIHSLLSNLLHHHHHHSYIIVTLLLISQLTHVNAAWYPSAKSVGCYSQISNGDSQGDYQFQSSGYCSAVGCPNSQYIAIKDKECICLSSLPSSSYKEDSSSCNIACPGYDSEMCGGSNDYSIFVGKGNDGDDDSSSSSADSSASSATEGGNNNAASSSTNSQQSSSTANDNSASSDDSNSSNAAATISAITTQTTTTNINPGSTVVTSTVSSSDDNGGVVYRTITQSASTKTSSSQSQSTHPSSATSSESIAKTESSTTSGSTSSSTSSSDTKESNSNSDSSGGNKSSVGAIAGGVVGGVVGAILLAGIAIFFIRKRRSQDDYDDDYDEEGFYNEKPVTGGGLGGGAGVGVGGSISRTVGSHKGSRKNNKQKPHSPLDMPMANPFQHPDDDLVSNNTSTTTTGNPSIRQYQMNGMGNNANNAEFIDPRLNPVMMGRKRLSDGSLADEAAADYTRKVLQVANPDES